The Arachidicoccus terrestris genome includes the window AATTACGGGTACGGGAATCAGTTATACCAGGAAAGACGGGATAAATGTGATTTCGCTTGCATCATTAGGTGCATAGATGTAAAAGTGCGGGAATTCCGCAACTTAATGTACTGTTTTCATTGTCAAATTAAACAGACCAGAGGATATCGCAGTTGAGCATTATCTTAGCTGCCAAGTGGCCCAACCCCCGACGAGATTTTCTCTTAATCCAACAGGTGCTGCTCTATGGCCAGCCTGATTAATCCGGCAGTATTATGTACATCCAGTTTTGTCAACAGGTTCTTTCGATGGCTGTCTACCGTCAGTGGGCTGATAAACAGTTCCTGTGCGATCTGGGCATTGGTTTTGCCGTCGGCAATTAACTGCAAGACTTCTTTTTCTCTTCTGGTCAGCGCGGGCAATGCTCCAACCTGTAAACCGGTTGACGGCTTAAGCATGTGCTCCATGGAAAGGCTGAGATACAGGTTGCCATCCAATACAGTTCTTAATGCTTTTTCTATTTCTTCCACAGATGCGCTTTTAATCAAATAACCCGAAGCGCCATTATCTATCATACGGAGAATATAACTCCGTTCACTGAAAGTGCTCAGGCCGACAATTTTAATGTCAGGGAAAGTTGTTTTTATTTTTTTACACAGGTCGATGCCATTAATGTCCGGTAGATTGATGTCCAGCAGTACAATATCAGTAGGTATGGCTTTTAATTGAGCCATGGCGTCAATGGCACTCGTAGCAGTCGCCGTTACAGTAACAAAATCGATACCGGATAACAACTGTTGCAGACCGGCGATTACCATGGGGTGATCGTCTACAATTAAAAGTGAAGCGATGGTGTCTGCGCTCATAATTTGTGCATTTAAAGAGTTTGCTATACGAAACTCGGTCTCGCAAGCGCTTGCTACGCTAAATTTCCATATTTTTTTTGAGCTGACCAAGCGCCGTTACCAGAATCCCCTGTTTCAGGGAGGAGAAGGAAATACCGTTTTGAGGGGTATTGCTTTTATCTTACCAGACCAAGCAGTTTTACTGCCAGGCATCACTTCCGCTTCAATCCGATTGATGGCTAAAATTGAAAAACGGTAATCTATGGTGCCACTGATCGCTTCTGTGACCAGTCCTTGATTCCAGTAGGGAGGCCTGAGGTCATAACCGATATTGACGCGATATTTTTTTTGTGTAAGTATTGAATCCTGCTGATCCGATAAGCCGGGTTTCACCTTTTAGTGGAATGCCCCAACGAATCCCCAATCCGTTCATATAGTGTACACGCAATTTTTCTATGATGGCAGCAGCCTGGGCTTTCTCAGGGAACGCTGTAAGATTATAATAGGTCAACAACCTTCGGATCGGAGAACAGGTCAAAGATATCGCGGTCATATTCCATTGTAATGTCAATAGGCTCAAGCCGTTTCGTTAACAGTACAGGAAAAGCTGTGAGTGCCATTTTATAAAATGCTGGTATCTATTGGTTAAATATGCGTTCGTTATGTAATATGGGCACAATGGATTTCTTCTCATTACTGCGAAGCTTGACCGGTATACTTTCAAGGACCGCGTGTTTGATCGCTCCGACTAATTTTCGCTTAACAAAATCCCGGTGCGTGACAATACCAACTTCTCTGACAGGTGCCGGTGATTTAAAAAGGCGTAGTCTCTCTTTTTGATCCGAGCTCAGGCCATAGGTCGCCAGCTCGGGAAGGATGGTGATCCCTTCCCCGGCATCCACCATTCTTCTGAGGGTTTCCAGACTGCCTGCTTCATATTCAAAATGCGGGCCGCCGTTGCTACGTTTTCTGAGTTCACATAGATTTATAATCTGTGACCGAAAACAATGTCCTTCTTCTAACAGCAGGAGATCATTGGGATCGATATCACCGGAGAGGATAAAATGTTTACGCAGTAATTTATTTTTCCCGGACGAATAGACCATAAGTTCTTCGTAGAAAAGAGGATCTTCCTTAATGCCCTTTTCATGCAAAGGTGTGACCAGGATGCCCATGTCGATCTGTCCTTCCCGCAGTTTTTTGATCAGATGATCAGTAGTCAATTCAATAATAGTGAGCTTTACCTGTGGATATTTCTTTGTAAATACCGGAACGAAAAGTGGTAGGAGATAGGGCGCGAGTGTAGGGATGACGGCCACTTTAATCTCACCGGTGACCAGGTCTTTTTTCTCCTGGATCATTTCTGTCAGCACTGATTTCTCGGCCAGGATCCTTCTTGCCTGCTCTATGATTTCTTCACCGGCCGCCGTTGGCACTACAGGTTGTTTGCTGCGGTCAAAGATCTTGACCGCGAGTTCTTCCTCCAGTTTCTGAATCTGCATACTGAGTGTCGGCTGTGTAATATGACAACTCTGGGCGGCATCTGCAAAATGCCGGTAAGCATTGACGGCGACTATATACTCCAATTGCGTAAATGTCATGATTGTTAATATCTATTAGGTGAACAAAGTTATTCAATTTTATTGATACATGATCTACTGAAGCCTGCTCTGTGCATCTTCGCTGGAGCTCTCTATCTTTTTGGTTTTAAATGATTTACCTTTTCTGAAGTTATAAGTTAACGATACTTTGAACATTCTGGATTGACGTTCCTGCGTAATATGAATCAGGCGGTCGTCATACTTGATATCGGCCGAAATCTTTCTGCCGAGAAACAGGTCGGTAACGCCGGCCCTGATTTTCAGGTTGCCGTCCATCAGTTTCTTTTCTATTCCGATATCTACTTTAGAGATGCTGCTGACAAAAATATTTCCCTCAATTGCATGGTTAAGATAGAAGGCGCTGAGGTTCGCCGACCAGGTCTTTCCCAACTTAAAATCCTGTGCTGTCTGTAAATAATATAGAGGTTGCTTGATGGCAAATCCGGCGGTTTGTAGGTTTTCATAACGCCATTGCAGTGTGTTATTGGTATTCCACCATTTGGTAATCTTGACCGGTATGCTAAGTGTTGCAGAATACCGCTTGGTGGATCCTGTATTGCCTCGCGTAATCTCTACCAGTGCGGTGTCCGCATTAATATGAGTGATCTGTGTGATCTCGTCTCTGAACTGGCTATATCCGACAGAAAAATTATATTTATTGGCCAGGGTAAAGCCGATCTCATAGTTATCTGCAAACTGAGGCTTCAGATAGGGGTTCCCCGTTTCGATCGTGTAGTTATCCAGATAGGATACATAAGGATTCAGATCATTATAATAGGGGCGCTCGATCCTTTTATTATAAGACAGACTAAAATAATTGCTGCCGTTTTCGTTGAGATCTCTTTTAACGAAAACTGTAGGGAAGAGGTTAAAATAGTCATTTTCATTGACGCTGCTGGTAACGGCATCTAAGCTGCCTTTGGTCTTTGTGTATTCCCCCCTTAATCCGAGCTGAATTTCTGTATTAAGAACTTTACCTTCCAGTGTCATAAAGCCTGCCAGTATATGTTCTCTATAATGAAACTGATAGTACATCGCCGGATCTTCTGTCCAGTTATTATCCACTATACGTGAAAACTGATTGACATGGTCTATACGCGTGCCGGTGTACTTGCCACCGAAATGCAATTTCGTAGTCGGAGAAAACACCTGCATGTATTTAATATCCGCTGTCAGTATCCTGGCCTTATTGGGCATACCATACCGGAAACTTGTATCTCTGAGGGGCATCCCTTCCGCATCCAGGTCCTGACTGACAGACAGGTTGGTACTGTTGTTGTTGGTCTGGGTATAATCGGCTTTGATTTCCAGGTTGGATCCTGAAGTGTCGGTATCCAGATGATAATTAAAAGTAAAGTTGTTCAGGTTTCGGGCATTATGATCAGTAAAGTGCCCGTCTGAACTAAAATTATTTTGTGGCAGTGCCGGGTAATGGATATTACTGATCGAATGTGTCACACTGCCTGAATGGTTATAGGAGCCATTATAGCCAAGGGCCAGGTATTGGCCCTGAGAGATGTCATAGGTCATGCCCAGTCGCGCGCTATGTCCGTTATAACGATTAATAATGCTATTAGTGGCATCATATATACCGTCTTCCGGAAAGTCCCGTTGCTGGGTGATATCATTATACCCTTTATTTTGGTAATGACTGTAGTTGCCTGTAAACGTGAGCTTGTTTTGGTGGTAATTGAGCTGAAGTCCCTGATCATTGCCCGGATATCTGCCAATCGAATAACCTGCACTTATATTCCCGGTAAGTCCGGCCGTTCTTTTTTTCTTTAAAATAATATTAATGATGCCGCCGGTACCCTGGGCATCATATTCGGCAGAAGGGTGGGCGATAATCTCTATGGATTTAATGTCAGACGCCCTCAGGTTATTCAGGTAGGCAGTCAGGTCATCACCGCTTAACTGTAACATAACACCATTGACCATGACCCGTACACCGGCATTTCCATTGATGGAGATCCCGCCATTACGATCCACAAACATACCGGGAGCCATTTCCATAATCTCCATGGAATTCTTACCGGCAACAAGCGCGTTGTCATCTACATTCATGACCACGCGGTCTATTTTTCTGCTGATCAACGGTACGGTACTTTTAACGGTGACCGCTTCCAGGTCATTTGTTTTTTTGATCAGCACGATATGCATGGCGGAATCGCCGATCTCTATCCACTTTTTTGTCGGATTATAACTGGTACCGGTAGCGATCAGAAAATACCGGTTGCCGACCGGTAAGTCGATAATAAAAGAGCCATCTTCCCCGGCTATTTTTTCGGCGACCGCTTTAGCTGAGGTATCAGATACCATAAAACGAAGGGTGGCAAAAGCAATGCCCTGCCCATTTTCATCTTCCACATGTCCCATAAGTACGGCGGCAGATTTTTGGGCGAATCCGCTAATCACGGTTACAGTCATTATCAGAAGGATCAAAAACTTTTTCATTGTAGTTTATTTAGTACTATTAATACCACAAAACTATGCATATATTGGTACTATGTAATACATAGTATTGGGTGTATGTTTATAATTTTTAAATATATATTTGTATTCTTCTAATTATTAATTTTTTGTATTAAATTAATAAAATGTTAAATCAAATAAGGAAAATTGGTTTGATAGATTTTTTAAATACTGAAATAAAAAAAGGCCAACTGAGATGCATCCCTTTCGATTTTAATAGGATAGCAGGCCTCTATAGATTTCGTCTATATGACATCGAAGCTATCAATGGTTAGTATAGGGCAAAGGCGGTATATTTGCTTTATAAATCGTTGAAGAACAGATATTTTCACTTTTCAAACAGAACAACCATGAGCGAGAAGAAATTAACCAGTGCTTCCGGCATCCCCTATGTAGACCATGAGGATACCAAAGGGGTTGGACCACGGGGCCCTTTATTATTAGAAGATTTTATTTTACACGAAAAATTAGCGCATTTTAACCGGGAGCGCATACCTGAAAGGATTGTACATGCAAAGGGATCGGGCGCTTTCGGCACTTTTACGGTGACAGGTGATATTACCCGGTACACCAAAGCAAAAATTTTCAGTGAAATCGGTAAGAAAACCAGGATACTGTTCCGGTTCTCTACAGTAGCCGGTGAGCGCGGCAGCGCTGATACGGAAAGAGATCCCAGGGGATTTGCCATGAAGTATTATACAGAGGACGGGAATTGGGACCTGGTAGGTAACAATACCCCCATTTTCTTTATTAAGGATGCCAAGAAATTCCCTGATTTTATCCATACCCAGAAGCGAGATCCCTATACAAATTGTAAGAGTGCCACAGCTGTTTGGGATTTCTGGAGTCTTTGCCCGGAGAGTCTCCATCAGGTATTGTTTGTGATGTCCGACAGAGGGACACCTTATGGCTATCGCCATATGCACGGATACGGGAGTCATACATTTAGTATGATCAATAAAGAGAATAAAAGGGTATGGGTGAAGTTTCATATGCGTTGTGAGCAGGGTATCAAGAATTTTACCAGCGATCAGGCCGCTGAAATGAAAAGCATAGATGCGGATTTTGCACAAAGAGACCTGTTGGAGTCCATTGACAAGGGTGCATTTCCCCGATGGAAAATGTGTATTCAGGTAATGACAGAAGCGCAGGCAAAAACACACAAGTTTAATCCTTTCGATGTCACCAAGACCTGGTCGCAGCAGGAGTTTCCGTTGATTGAAGTAGGTATTGCTGAGCTGAATGAGAATGCGCAGAATTATTTTGCTGAGATCGAACAGGCCGCTTTTGCTCCGGCACATATTGTGGATGGCATTGGCTTCTCTCCTGATAAAATGCTGCAGGGGCGCATCCTTGGATACACGGATGCGCAACGCTACCGGCTGGGTGCGAACTATGAGCAGATCCCGGTTAACCGTTGCCCTTTTGCGGTTAATAATTATCAGCGGGACGGCTATATGCGTGTAGATGGCAATGGGGGTAAAGAGGTTAATTATTATCCGAATAGTTTTAGTGATGTTCGTCCGGATATGTCCTACAGCCGGCCGGCGGAGCCATTAGAGGACAATGTAGCGGACTGGTTTGACCGCAACGGGCCGGGAGAGGATGATCATTACACCCAACCCGGTATCTTTTTCAGGGAGGTGCTGGACGAGGCCGGCAGACAAAACCTCATTGAAAATATCGTAGGCGCGATGACCGGTATCAGTGGCCCCAAAAGAGAAGAAATCATCAACAGACAACTCTGTCATTTCTTCAGAGCCGATACGGGCCTGGGGATGGGTATTGCTCAGGGACTCGGCGTAGATCTGTCCCGGGTCATGGATAAAATGCCCAGAACAGAGATCTGATGCCGGTTCTTTATTTTCAGGCTTTTAGACCTGCTGTTCATATCCTGCTTTACCTCGGTAGAAGAAAAGCAGGATATTTTTGGCTGCAGCGGCAGGTAATTTCCACTTTTTATACACAATTTTTGAAGGCAATTTTAATTTCCTTTGGTGACGCCTATCTTTGTCCCTATGGCAAAATCAAAAGGTGAAACACCGCTGATGCAGCAACATCGGGAAATCAAGCAGAGATATCCCGATGCGATCCTGCTTTTCAGGGTGGGGGATTTTTATGAAACCTTCGGGCAGGACGCGGTGGATGCCGCAAGGGTGCTGGGTATTACACTGACCAAGCGTAATAGCGGTAATCCGGATGCCATGGAACTGGCCGGATTCCCGCATCATGCATTGGATGCTTATTTGCATAAACTGGTTAAAGGCGGATATCGGGTGGCGGTCGTAGACCAGCTGGAAGATCCAAAAGCGGCAAAAGGAATTGTAAAAAGAGGCGTTACGGAGCTTGTCACCCCTGGACTGGCGATAGATGATAAACTGCTGGAAAACGGGAGTAACAATTTCCTGGCTGCCATTCATTATACGGATCAGCAAATGGGTGCCGCTTTCCTGGATATCTCTACCGGCGAATTTTTTGTGGCTGAGGGTACAGGTGAATATATTGAAAAACTGGTACAGTCCCTGCGCCCGGCCGAAATCATTTATCAACGCAGTCACCAGAAAAAATTAAAAGAACATTTTGGCTCCGATATATTTACCTATACACTGGAGGCCTGGATCTTTGATCTGGCTTTCGCGACAGAGGCATTACTGAAGCATTTTCAGGTACATAGCCTCAAAGGCTTTGGTATTGATCAGCTTCAGATGGGGATTATCGCTGCCGGTGCGGTATTGCATTACCTGAAAGAGACCCAGCATCCGGACCTGGACCATATTACGCAGATCCAGCGGATTGAGAAAGACGATTTCCTCTGGATGGACCGGTTTACTATCCGCAATCTTGAATTGCTACCTACCGGTCGCCAGGCCGGAGAACAGAGCTTATTGCAAGTGCTGGATACCACGCGTACGGCCATGGGAGCCAGGCTGTTGAAAAGATGGCTCATCATGCCACTGATTGATGAAGTAAAAATACAGCAGCGGTTGACGAGCGTGGAGTCCCTGGTGCTCAGCCCTGAAACGCTTCAGTCGCTGCAAGGGTTCCTGGCCCAGTCCGGTGATCTGGAACGGCTGGCCAGTAAGGTGGCGATGAAAAGAGTGGGGCCCAGGGAGGTTGTCCAGCTGGCAGACAGTCTTGGTGTTTGTCAGGACGTTAAAGTGCTGATGGAAAACCAAAACGAAGCCTATCTGGGCAGTCTGGGCGCAAAATTAGAACCCTGCACAGAGATCAGGGAAAAGATCACCAGAGAGCTGGTGACGGAACCGCCGGCGCAGGCTTCTAAAGGGGGCATCATCGCCGCCGGTGTATCTACAGAGCTGGATGAGTTAAGAGAGATTTCTGCCAATGGTAAAAGCTACCTGGAAGCTCTGCAGAAAAGAGAAGCAGAAATCACGGGCATCTCATCTTTAAAGGTGGGTTTTAATAATGTATTCGGATATTATCTGGAAGTGACCAACCTGCATAAGGACAAAGTTCCCGAGAGCTGGATACGCAAGCAGACACTGGCCTCTGCTGAAAGGTACATCACAGAGGAACTGAAGATCTATGAAGAAAAGATCACCGGCGCGCAGGATAAGATAGCTGTTCTGGAGAGCCGCATTTACAACCAGCTGTTGGATAGCCTGGCTACCTTTACCCGAAGTCTGCAGCGTAATGCTCAGCTACTGGCCACGCTGGACCTGTTGGGCAGCTTTGCCGCGAATGCCCTGAAATATAATTATCATAAACCGGCATTGCATCGGGGAACTGCATTATCGTTAAAAGAAAGCCGTCATCCGGTGATAGAGCGATACCTTCCACCTGGTGAACCCTATGTAGCTAATGACATAGAACTAGACAGTGAAAATCAGCAGATCATTATCCTGACCGGTCCTAACATGAGCGGTAAAAGTGCCTTGCTCCGGCAGACGGCACTCATCACGCTGATGGCACATATGGGTAGCTTCGTGCCGGCTAAAGAGGCACAGGTGCCTTTAACAGATAAAATATTTACCCGGGTCGGCGCCAGTGACAATCTCAGCGGGGGAGAAAGTACATTTATGGTGGAGATGAATGAGACGGCCAGCATTATCAATAATATCTCGCCCCGAAGCCTGATCCTGCTCGATGAGATCGGAAGAGGCACCTCTACTTATGACGGTATTTCCATAGCCTGGAGTATCGTTGAGTTCCTGCATGGATCCGCCGGCAGACCTAAGACGCTATTTGCGACCCATTATCATGAACTCAATGATCTGGAATCCTATCTTTCACGGGTAAAGAATTATCATATTACTAATAAGGAAATCGGCCATAAGATCATATTCTTGCGCAAACTGGCGCCGGGAGGCAGTACCCATAGCTTCGGTATTCATGTGGCGAAAATGGCGGGCATGCCTCCCTCCCTGACAGACAGGGCAACGCAGATATTAGAACAGTTGGAGCTGAAAAGGGACGAAGAGGGGCTGGGAGCCGGTGCACCGGAAGAGGCCCCCGCTGCAATACCCAAGGTGGATTCGGCCGGCCAGGGGCTCAAAAAGGCCAATGCACCCCATTTGCAGCTTAGCATCTTTGATACCCATACGGAGGTGTTCGACCAGATCCGCAGTGCCCTCAATGAGATCAATATTAATGAGCTGACGCC containing:
- a CDS encoding response regulator, whose amino-acid sequence is MSADTIASLLIVDDHPMVIAGLQQLLSGIDFVTVTATATSAIDAMAQLKAIPTDIVLLDINLPDINGIDLCKKIKTTFPDIKIVGLSTFSERSYILRMIDNGASGYLIKSASVEEIEKALRTVLDGNLYLSLSMEHMLKPSTGLQVGALPALTRREKEVLQLIADGKTNAQIAQELFISPLTVDSHRKNLLTKLDVHNTAGLIRLAIEQHLLD
- a CDS encoding GNAT family N-acetyltransferase, which codes for MKPGLSDQQDSILTQKKYRVNIGYDLRPPYWNQGLVTEAISGTIDYRFSILAINRIEAEVMPGSKTAWSGKIKAIPLKTVFPSPP
- a CDS encoding hydrogen peroxide-inducible genes activator — protein: MTFTQLEYIVAVNAYRHFADAAQSCHITQPTLSMQIQKLEEELAVKIFDRSKQPVVPTAAGEEIIEQARRILAEKSVLTEMIQEKKDLVTGEIKVAVIPTLAPYLLPLFVPVFTKKYPQVKLTIIELTTDHLIKKLREGQIDMGILVTPLHEKGIKEDPLFYEELMVYSSGKNKLLRKHFILSGDIDPNDLLLLEEGHCFRSQIINLCELRKRSNGGPHFEYEAGSLETLRRMVDAGEGITILPELATYGLSSDQKERLRLFKSPAPVREVGIVTHRDFVKRKLVGAIKHAVLESIPVKLRSNEKKSIVPILHNERIFNQ
- a CDS encoding TonB-dependent receptor domain-containing protein, translated to MKKFLILLIMTVTVISGFAQKSAAVLMGHVEDENGQGIAFATLRFMVSDTSAKAVAEKIAGEDGSFIIDLPVGNRYFLIATGTSYNPTKKWIEIGDSAMHIVLIKKTNDLEAVTVKSTVPLISRKIDRVVMNVDDNALVAGKNSMEIMEMAPGMFVDRNGGISINGNAGVRVMVNGVMLQLSGDDLTAYLNNLRASDIKSIEIIAHPSAEYDAQGTGGIINIILKKKRTAGLTGNISAGYSIGRYPGNDQGLQLNYHQNKLTFTGNYSHYQNKGYNDITQQRDFPEDGIYDATNSIINRYNGHSARLGMTYDISQGQYLALGYNGSYNHSGSVTHSISNIHYPALPQNNFSSDGHFTDHNARNLNNFTFNYHLDTDTSGSNLEIKADYTQTNNNSTNLSVSQDLDAEGMPLRDTSFRYGMPNKARILTADIKYMQVFSPTTKLHFGGKYTGTRIDHVNQFSRIVDNNWTEDPAMYYQFHYREHILAGFMTLEGKVLNTEIQLGLRGEYTKTKGSLDAVTSSVNENDYFNLFPTVFVKRDLNENGSNYFSLSYNKRIERPYYNDLNPYVSYLDNYTIETGNPYLKPQFADNYEIGFTLANKYNFSVGYSQFRDEITQITHINADTALVEITRGNTGSTKRYSATLSIPVKITKWWNTNNTLQWRYENLQTAGFAIKQPLYYLQTAQDFKLGKTWSANLSAFYLNHAIEGNIFVSSISKVDIGIEKKLMDGNLKIRAGVTDLFLGRKISADIKYDDRLIHITQERQSRMFKVSLTYNFRKGKSFKTKKIESSSEDAQSRLQ
- a CDS encoding catalase, producing the protein MSEKKLTSASGIPYVDHEDTKGVGPRGPLLLEDFILHEKLAHFNRERIPERIVHAKGSGAFGTFTVTGDITRYTKAKIFSEIGKKTRILFRFSTVAGERGSADTERDPRGFAMKYYTEDGNWDLVGNNTPIFFIKDAKKFPDFIHTQKRDPYTNCKSATAVWDFWSLCPESLHQVLFVMSDRGTPYGYRHMHGYGSHTFSMINKENKRVWVKFHMRCEQGIKNFTSDQAAEMKSIDADFAQRDLLESIDKGAFPRWKMCIQVMTEAQAKTHKFNPFDVTKTWSQQEFPLIEVGIAELNENAQNYFAEIEQAAFAPAHIVDGIGFSPDKMLQGRILGYTDAQRYRLGANYEQIPVNRCPFAVNNYQRDGYMRVDGNGGKEVNYYPNSFSDVRPDMSYSRPAEPLEDNVADWFDRNGPGEDDHYTQPGIFFREVLDEAGRQNLIENIVGAMTGISGPKREEIINRQLCHFFRADTGLGMGIAQGLGVDLSRVMDKMPRTEI
- the mutS gene encoding DNA mismatch repair protein MutS → MAKSKGETPLMQQHREIKQRYPDAILLFRVGDFYETFGQDAVDAARVLGITLTKRNSGNPDAMELAGFPHHALDAYLHKLVKGGYRVAVVDQLEDPKAAKGIVKRGVTELVTPGLAIDDKLLENGSNNFLAAIHYTDQQMGAAFLDISTGEFFVAEGTGEYIEKLVQSLRPAEIIYQRSHQKKLKEHFGSDIFTYTLEAWIFDLAFATEALLKHFQVHSLKGFGIDQLQMGIIAAGAVLHYLKETQHPDLDHITQIQRIEKDDFLWMDRFTIRNLELLPTGRQAGEQSLLQVLDTTRTAMGARLLKRWLIMPLIDEVKIQQRLTSVESLVLSPETLQSLQGFLAQSGDLERLASKVAMKRVGPREVVQLADSLGVCQDVKVLMENQNEAYLGSLGAKLEPCTEIREKITRELVTEPPAQASKGGIIAAGVSTELDELREISANGKSYLEALQKREAEITGISSLKVGFNNVFGYYLEVTNLHKDKVPESWIRKQTLASAERYITEELKIYEEKITGAQDKIAVLESRIYNQLLDSLATFTRSLQRNAQLLATLDLLGSFAANALKYNYHKPALHRGTALSLKESRHPVIERYLPPGEPYVANDIELDSENQQIIILTGPNMSGKSALLRQTALITLMAHMGSFVPAKEAQVPLTDKIFTRVGASDNLSGGESTFMVEMNETASIINNISPRSLILLDEIGRGTSTYDGISIAWSIVEFLHGSAGRPKTLFATHYHELNDLESYLSRVKNYHITNKEIGHKIIFLRKLAPGGSTHSFGIHVAKMAGMPPSLTDRATQILEQLELKRDEEGLGAGAPEEAPAAIPKVDSAGQGLKKANAPHLQLSIFDTHTEVFDQIRSALNEININELTPVEALLKLNQIKGLLK